The nucleotide window AAGTCCCAAAGGTGCAGTCTCGTACCCCCCGAACACGCTGCGACATGTCGTTCATCGCATACCAAAGCGTTCACTTCCCCAATCCTCTCCCTGAAACTGTACAGATAGGCCCCCCTCTCCACCTCCCACACCCTCACCACCCCACCGACGCACATTAGCGCGCACCCTTCGTTCATGCACCCCATCACCGCCATCTGCGCCGCCCCCCTCACGTTAAACCTGCACACCTCCTCCAGCGTGTCACTCCAGCGCACGCTAGCCAAACCCCTCCTCCCCACAATAATGTACGCCGACCTGCTCACGTCAGCCGCTCCCACAATTATCCCTCTCCTATACTCCTCCTCACTCAACACAATTCCCTGATTCCTCAGATCGAAGACAATCACACGCGCGCTCGTGCACGCCACGGCCGTTTCCCGACTCGTGACTCGGACTCGCCCCACGGCCTCGGTCATCTCCGTCAGCATGTGCCACCCCATCACGGCCTCCGGATCCGACAACGTCCCGCCGACAAAAGTCAATTGTTCAGTCAAACCATCCCAAATGTGAAACGTCCGACCCGGAACTCCTGCGTACAGCCCGACCCACCATCTTTCGGATCCGGTGAAGTCAACCAAAACACCGTCGTTTACTACGTCACCCAAGTGGGCCCTACGAGTGACCTGCGGACCGTTTATGACCGCCACATGGATGTCTCCGTCCAGCGTGGCAAAGGTGAGAGTAAAGTCTGTCATCACGATGCCGGTAACGGCTCGGGAGAATCGGCCGAGGCGGTCGCGGAGGTGGGGCCGGAATGTGCTGACGTGGAGGCGGGTGGCGAGGTCGAAGAGGCGGACGGCGCCGTCGGCGAAGCCGCAAGCAAGGTGGGCGTCGGAGAGAGTGAGGCACCGGCAGGTGAGGCCGTCAGGGTCTTCCACGTCGGATAGGTCGAAGTGGAGGGTCGTGTGGGCTGACCTCGGGGTCCGGAAGTTTGTGGCCGTCCGATGCCAGTAGATGTACTCGTCGCGCCACGTGTCGCGGATGAGAATTGTCCGGCCCCAGATACGGCGGGTAAGGCGATGCCAGAGAAGGTTAGAGCGCGAGACGGCGCGCCACGTGGAACAAACCTGCACATCGGAAAAAATGTCACGTACTAGATGAGTTTCAGTATGTAGGTTACTCGTTCATGCACTGCATGCATGTTATATTGTACGGAAAATATGAGAATTAAAACGCACAGCATAAGGAAGTGTTACTCATATGCTATTTTTATCACATTTTTTTACTATCTTAAATGACAAATGAGTTGGACAAGctacatcatttaatttcaatttttttattaattaaaacacttaaatcatTTTAATTGACAAAAGAAGACTTCTTGAATATcctaatcatcatttaattaacaacctttttattaattattgattaactatttttatttttcattcttattaattttttgtttattaatttctttatttCATACAGTCCGTCAACGTaaaaaattttaatataaacatatattgtaatctaattaattacatGTGGAAAGATGGGCACGCATGCATGAGTAGGTAAGGATAATATGTGTATTtaatggacttggattgtctaccctctcATTTCAGTGCCCTCATCGTGCCCTTCTGTttatgtgatcacggttaaaccacgtcaacgttttatattactatttctttttgctttattatttttataaaaaaacaatataaaatgttaacgtgactaCACAAAACAGGAAGGCACGGAAAGAGCATCgaaataggagggcagacaattcaAGTCCGTATTTAATAGAGGGGTCAGAATCTACGGGTACGAATAGCGGTGTCAGATAGGGTATGTGTTTTAACCAGTTAAAAGGCAGTTAATGGAATGGCACAATGTAATTAATTAACCACCATAAATTGACCGCAAATTGTATACAAGCAAAAAGAAACAAGTACAATATTACAATCACCATCAAGGACAAAATCTCTTTCAAATCATTAATCAACTTGGTACGTGCAATattattcaatttgtttaaccaaTTATAGATAAGAGGCAAGCAGAACCCCAACTTAAATAATTCTtctaatataaaaataaaacaatattatCAAAGACCTAGATCCCTTTctaattactaattaattatgtgGGTTGAATGGTTTTTGGGATGTTAGCAAATATTAGCTAGGGCAAATAACACAGGGTGGACAGGGAAGAGAATCAAATGCAAAACCCTAGACACACACGGAGCAGACAGTTGATGCCATGCGCGTAAACCCTAGAGAGACAGAGAGGACCTTGAAGGTGGACCCCGAGGGCAGGCAGCTCAGCTGGCAATCAGCAGAGCCAGAGAAAGAGTAAACACTATAGGGAGGAGAGTGGCAGGGTACGTAGTAGGAGAATAGGGGCTGTGGGAGAGTAAGAGAAGAGTGAGGAAGAAAAGACATCAGCCAGAGAGATGTCTAGAAAAAGTGTCAGCTGTGTAGTGTACAGTTACTGATGAATAATTATCATTTCATCACTTCTGCAAATCTCTCATCTTCCCtaccaaccccccccccccccccccccccaaaaaccccaaaatccTTCTGTATCTGTACGTATTTCTGTACATAATGTTGCTGCCTGAGTGCTGTATGAGCATTATTTGTTAGAGAAGGATTCTCTTTAATTCTAATCTCTATTTGATATCAGTTGATATCAAATAAGGAGtaaggttttttttcttcttattttcatctcctttttttctctctcactttattttatattttattgtctctataaaaaatttaatataaaatattaatatgatTTAACTCTATCTATTCAAATAGGAGAATTCTAATCTCTATTcccttctctttatttctaTTTGAATTCTTATTTGAATAGATACAATTAaatcacatcaatattttatattaaattttttataaagacgataaaataaaaaataaagcgtgagagaaaaaaaagagatgaCCTTACCCCTTATTTGATATCGACTGATATATCGATCCAGCCGACTATCATGAACACTGGAGACtgacacctctctctctcttgctctctcttcctctctgcttttattaattattactcAATCCAACGTATACCTTACAAGAAGCAAAGTACAGGACTATATTCGTTTGCATTCAACAAGATAATAAGAGATTTTCTACAGTTTGTTTGTAACAGTAACTAAAATCGATATATTAAAGAAATTGGAACTTCAGGTGAGCACACTATTGTTTGTAACAGTAACTAAAATCGATACATTGGTTTTTGCCTCTCAAATTATTGTTCAGGAATTCAATGAACAAAATCTAACGAATTATACTTATCCTGGAACTTTCTATACAGATATATCAATACATAAAAAATTGTTCATCGGACTTCGATTTTAACACTTTGTAATATCATTATATATTCATGAAAAAACATAGCTAGGGACCATGAAAGGGACAAAGATCGAACATCTAGATAACTAATCATGTGGTCCATGGAGGAAAGATGTACCTAGCTAGCAAGGATAATAAAGCTATGAACAAACATACACATACATCTTGACATAATAAAAACATAGGATTGCAAATTTTGCGTACTTCCCCACGTATATTTGGCTTTCATTTCCAAGAAAGGTGTAGCCAAAGCCTGTCTCGTTAAAAGCAGAGAATCTTTTCTTCCCCACCCCTACTTTCTTTGACTCCTCTAAATCCCACCCGTGCGTGCACTACTCATGCACGTTTTCCTGCTCTAATTGGATCTTCTTTCCCCTTTCTtatcttttttggtttttttcttgcttttggAGACTTGATCATGTACGTGTTCTCGGGTAATGGTTTCATGCTTACTGTGTAACGTATGATATTATTTTATGTTCACAAACATACTGATCTATATGAAGATTTTCACGAGGGAAATTCCGTTTTGCAGAAACAGAAAATAGGTAGGTTGGCGATCGCTATATGACACCACAAAACGGGATCAGGCTCCTAAATAGGCTTGTATATCATCTATTCGATCAAAAGAGAACACGGTTTCATATAGTTATGCAAGTTTAAGTATTGTCTGCATACATGTTAAGCGGT belongs to Malus sylvestris chromosome 17, drMalSylv7.2, whole genome shotgun sequence and includes:
- the LOC126612070 gene encoding transcriptional regulator STERILE APETALA-like — protein: MSTSYSSAPSSTSSSSSSPTSHDGNGDDGANGAGPSHVQRGGDFQGPSSSRRRAVNEVWPEPFVEALASQVATEASRAVGRLAAAPALANVFQVCSTWRAVSRSNLLWHRLTRRIWGRTILIRDTWRDEYIYWHRTATNFRTPRSAHTTLHFDLSDVEDPDGLTCRCLTLSDAHLACGFADGAVRLFDLATRLHVSTFRPHLRDRLGRFSRAVTGIVMTDFTLTFATLDGDIHVAVINGPQVTRRAHLGDVVNDGVLVDFTGSERWWVGLYAGVPGRTFHIWDGLTEQLTFVGGTLSDPEAVMGWHMLTEMTEAVGRVRVTSRETAVACTSARVIVFDLRNQGIVLSEEEYRRGIIVGAADVSRSAYIIVGRRGLASVRWSDTLEEVCRFNVRGAAQMAVMGCMNEGCALMCVGGVVRVWEVERGAYLYSFRERIGEVNALVCDERHVAACSGGTRLHLWDFGAAD